One genomic window of Candidatus Melainabacteria bacterium includes the following:
- the ccoS gene encoding cbb3-type cytochrome oxidase assembly protein CcoS has product MCPNCILNQAGLQGGMYVAFGVCGVFFIVAIVGILWAFKNGEFEDMEATKFEMMDDDEDGPNGIRARLAAEKARMKNLSSVKEVTNG; this is encoded by the coding sequence TCAAGCCGGTCTGCAAGGTGGCATGTACGTTGCCTTCGGAGTATGCGGAGTCTTTTTTATCGTAGCTATCGTCGGTATTCTCTGGGCTTTCAAGAACGGCGAATTCGAAGATATGGAAGCAACTAAATTCGAGATGATGGATGACGACGAAGACGGACCGAATGGTATTCGGGCTCGTCTGGCGGCAGAAAAAGCACGCATGAAAAATTTGTCTTCAGTAAAAGAGGTAACCAATGGCTGA
- a CDS encoding c-type cytochrome, whose product MRLPIRLKHAFSLLLLAPGMVLLSSCSSNFSLKNESLVSANLTRKADILTYPEDRPSVPDGKVWWNQQNCASCHGATGSGGSAPVNLSDKVWMRKIKPIDQFLFVAYGKPGTNHPALADKLSKRQIWDLVFYTRSLAVPELNDAEIMAIDPVFGSNCAVCHGKKGKGDGPLAHALEPVPANFSQYNRFYDRTDDTLYDHIANGIKWEGMPNFLGKEDKAKNLKFDEAYIWKLVQYVRNFHETNLATLPEDTGANKSGSAASSSK is encoded by the coding sequence ATGCGATTACCAATTCGACTGAAGCATGCTTTCTCCCTACTTTTGCTGGCGCCGGGTATGGTGCTGCTCTCTTCATGCTCCAGCAACTTTTCTCTAAAAAACGAGAGTCTGGTTTCGGCTAATCTGACTCGAAAAGCCGATATCTTGACCTATCCCGAAGACAGACCTTCTGTGCCTGACGGTAAAGTTTGGTGGAACCAGCAGAACTGCGCCTCGTGTCATGGTGCCACAGGCAGTGGCGGCTCGGCACCTGTGAATTTGTCCGACAAAGTCTGGATGCGCAAGATCAAGCCTATCGATCAATTCTTGTTTGTTGCTTATGGCAAGCCTGGGACCAATCATCCGGCTCTGGCAGACAAATTGAGCAAACGCCAGATCTGGGACCTGGTCTTCTACACAAGATCACTTGCTGTACCTGAGCTGAACGATGCTGAGATTATGGCAATCGATCCCGTCTTTGGTTCGAACTGTGCTGTTTGCCACGGCAAAAAGGGAAAAGGAGATGGTCCGCTTGCTCACGCTTTAGAGCCTGTGCCTGCTAACTTCTCTCAGTACAACCGATTCTACGATCGCACTGACGATACTCTCTATGACCACATCGCCAACGGCATTAAGTGGGAAGGCATGCCGAACTTCCTCGGTAAGGAAGACAAGGCGAAGAACCTAAAATTCGATGAGGCCTACATCTGGAAACTGGTACAGTATGTTCGAAACTTCCACGAAACCAATTTGGCCACATTGCCAGAAGACACTGGTGCAAACAAATCTGGCTCAGCAGCCAGTTCAAGTAAGTAA
- a CDS encoding ubiquinol-cytochrome c reductase iron-sulfur subunit, whose protein sequence is MADGTSRRFLLKTAAAIPLAATFGLLASPFLRFLLPTRKPLDVLGKSDQPVAELPVPSFKDSDFPEPWTCLPFMFKQSYIEYNPEGKEVRQIPGFIVKLPTGDVVAYSRICPHLGCIFNFVKDPSECAKGYNFTPNGPVFACPCHLSVYDIANGGKVVSGPAPRPPRSFEVKKVGEEYQVLSLEAGGIA, encoded by the coding sequence ATGGCTGATGGTACATCAAGACGATTCTTATTGAAGACGGCGGCAGCGATTCCGCTGGCTGCTACATTCGGTTTGCTGGCGTCGCCTTTCCTGCGTTTCTTGCTGCCGACCAGAAAGCCGCTCGACGTGCTCGGCAAATCTGACCAGCCAGTAGCTGAGTTGCCTGTGCCGTCGTTCAAAGACAGCGATTTCCCTGAACCTTGGACCTGCTTGCCATTCATGTTCAAGCAGAGCTACATCGAGTACAACCCTGAAGGCAAAGAAGTTCGCCAGATTCCTGGTTTCATCGTCAAATTGCCGACTGGTGACGTTGTCGCATATAGCCGCATTTGCCCGCACCTTGGTTGCATCTTCAATTTCGTCAAAGATCCGTCCGAGTGTGCCAAGGGTTACAACTTCACACCAAACGGTCCAGTATTCGCATGCCCCTGCCACTTGAGCGTCTATGACATCGCAAATGGTGGCAAAGTCGTGAGCGGACCGGCACCAAGACCACCGCGCAGTTTCGAAGTGAAAAAAGTAGGCGAGGAATATCAAGTTCTAAGTTTGGAGGCCGGGGGAATTGCCTAG